In one window of Leifsonia sp. NPDC080035 DNA:
- a CDS encoding flagellar biosynthesis protein FlhA produces the protein MKSTAAKVAVPIGVVGIIMLLVIPVPAWLLDTLIIVNIMLALVILLTTMFVKKPLDFSVFPSLLLVATLFRLGLNVASTRLVLGDGYAGQVIQAFGHVAVGGSIIIGAVVFLILIVIQFIVVTKGAERVAEVGARFTLDAMPGKQMAIDADLNAGLITEEQARTRRAEVSAEADFYGAMDGASKFVKGDAIAGILIIVINVVGGIAIGMIQRGMDLVDAVNSYTLLTIGDGLVTQIPALLMAVSTGMIVTRSNAETEIGTTASGQLSQSRNALTIAGCAAIVMALIPGMPPIPFVLVGAFLVLAAQRIKTSQAAAKKAKAAQTAVANAGKTETTEDLMEQMRVHALEITLAPDLVDIVSGTSDDLLARVRALRRKIALELGVIVPPVRTRDSAELPPSTYVIKIAGVESGRGQAPGGRVLALGDALDGLPGTPTVEPVFGLPAKWIPSEMRHSAELGGATVIDRVSVLITHLSAIITANAARLLTREDVRQLTEGVKQVNPPAVEELIPNLLSLAEVQRVLQGLLAEQVPINDLPRILEALALRAKVSNDPEGLVEAARSALGPAVVAPHLDGGTLRVIMIDPGLEQAMLEGLRPAENGTQIVLDPARLEAVMGSIKQTATQLDEANVSAVLVCAPALRPAIRRLVAGQLSGLAVLSYQEVTAVQAAIETVGVVRVAEPIAA, from the coding sequence ATGAAGTCCACCGCCGCCAAGGTCGCCGTCCCGATCGGCGTCGTCGGCATCATCATGCTGCTGGTGATCCCGGTGCCCGCCTGGCTGCTGGACACCCTCATCATCGTGAACATCATGCTGGCGCTGGTGATCCTGCTCACCACGATGTTCGTGAAGAAGCCGCTCGACTTCTCCGTCTTCCCGTCGCTGCTGCTCGTGGCGACCCTGTTCCGGCTCGGCCTCAACGTCGCATCCACGCGCCTCGTGCTCGGCGACGGCTACGCCGGCCAGGTCATCCAGGCGTTCGGGCACGTCGCGGTCGGCGGGTCGATCATCATCGGCGCGGTGGTGTTCCTCATCCTGATCGTCATCCAGTTCATCGTCGTCACCAAGGGCGCCGAGCGCGTCGCGGAGGTCGGTGCGCGCTTCACCCTCGACGCCATGCCGGGCAAGCAGATGGCCATCGACGCGGACCTGAACGCCGGCCTGATCACGGAGGAGCAGGCGCGGACCCGCCGGGCGGAGGTCTCGGCGGAGGCGGACTTCTACGGCGCGATGGACGGCGCGAGCAAGTTCGTGAAGGGCGACGCGATCGCGGGCATCCTGATCATCGTCATCAACGTGGTCGGCGGCATCGCGATCGGCATGATCCAGCGCGGCATGGACCTCGTCGACGCCGTCAACTCCTACACACTGCTGACCATCGGCGACGGCCTGGTGACGCAGATCCCCGCGCTCCTGATGGCCGTCTCCACCGGCATGATCGTGACGCGCTCCAACGCCGAGACCGAGATCGGGACCACCGCCAGCGGTCAGCTCAGCCAGTCGCGCAACGCGCTCACGATCGCGGGATGCGCGGCGATCGTGATGGCGCTGATCCCCGGGATGCCGCCCATCCCGTTCGTGCTCGTCGGCGCGTTCCTGGTGCTCGCCGCGCAGCGCATCAAGACGTCCCAGGCGGCGGCGAAGAAGGCGAAGGCCGCGCAGACCGCCGTCGCGAACGCGGGCAAGACCGAGACCACCGAGGACCTGATGGAGCAGATGCGGGTGCACGCGCTGGAGATCACGCTCGCGCCGGACCTGGTGGACATCGTCAGCGGCACCTCCGACGACCTGCTCGCCCGGGTGCGGGCGCTGCGCCGCAAGATCGCGCTGGAGCTGGGCGTGATCGTCCCGCCGGTGCGCACGCGCGACAGCGCCGAGCTGCCGCCCTCCACCTACGTCATCAAGATCGCCGGTGTCGAGTCGGGACGCGGGCAGGCGCCGGGCGGCCGTGTGCTCGCGCTCGGCGACGCGCTCGACGGGCTGCCCGGCACCCCGACGGTCGAGCCGGTGTTCGGGCTCCCGGCCAAGTGGATCCCGTCCGAGATGCGGCACAGCGCGGAGCTCGGCGGCGCGACGGTCATCGACCGCGTCTCGGTGCTCATCACACACCTGTCGGCGATCATCACGGCGAACGCTGCGCGCCTGCTCACCCGCGAGGACGTGCGCCAGCTCACCGAGGGCGTCAAGCAGGTGAACCCGCCCGCGGTGGAGGAGCTCATCCCGAACCTGCTCTCGCTCGCCGAGGTGCAGCGGGTGCTGCAGGGGCTGCTGGCGGAGCAGGTGCCGATCAACGACCTGCCGCGCATCCTGGAGGCACTCGCCCTGCGCGCGAAGGTGTCGAACGATCCGGAGGGGCTGGTGGAGGCGGCGCGCAGCGCGCTCGGCCCCGCGGTCGTGGCCCCGCACCTCGACGGCGGCACGCTGCGGGTCATCATGATCGATCCGGGGCTCGAGCAAGCGATGCTGGAGGGTCTCCGCCCGGCCGAGAACGGCACGCAGATCGTCCTCGACCCGGCGCGGCTGGAGGCGGTGATGGGGTCGATCAAGCAGACCGCCACCCAGCTCGACGAGGCCAACGTCTCCGCGGTGCTGGTCTGCGCTCCGGCGCTGCGTCCGGCGATCCGGAGGCTCGTCGCCGGGCAGCTCTCCGGGCTCGCTGTGCTGAGCTACCAGGAGGTGACCGCGGTGCAGGCGGCGATCGAGACGGTGGGGGTGGTCCGCGTTGCGGAGCCGATCGCGGCCTGA
- a CDS encoding EscU/YscU/HrcU family type III secretion system export apparatus switch protein yields the protein MSDAQERTEQATDKRMKEARQKGRLAKSTDLTAWVGVGAAAVMLPFTLQRGSEAAVDQVFSVRSVIESPDPAKAVAALGDGLGSIMATVGPMLAVGAIAIIGAAAAQGGIHLKRLSGKFEQFNIVSGITRVFGMRALWEGAKTLLKSAVVGIGLFLVVRGLMPTLLTSGSMSLDSLLSAASGGAAGLLQAAVGAGLVLAGLDVLVVMRRNRKHTRMTKREVRDEHKNSDGDPLIKSQRRSRQLAMSRNRMIAAIGGSDVVLVNPTHIAIAIKYEPGKSAPRVVAKGAGAIALRIREKAEEERVPVVKDIPLARALHSACGLGDEIPVELYNAVARVLAFVMSLKARGAATGVHTMPSPSPVPSSAPARAGAVPAGGLS from the coding sequence GTGAGCGACGCCCAGGAACGCACCGAACAGGCGACCGACAAGCGGATGAAGGAGGCGCGCCAGAAGGGCCGCCTCGCCAAGTCCACCGACCTCACCGCCTGGGTCGGCGTAGGCGCCGCGGCGGTCATGCTGCCGTTCACCCTGCAGCGCGGCAGCGAAGCCGCCGTCGACCAGGTGTTCTCGGTCCGCTCGGTGATCGAGAGCCCGGACCCGGCGAAGGCGGTCGCGGCGCTCGGCGACGGGCTGGGCAGCATCATGGCGACGGTCGGCCCGATGCTCGCCGTCGGGGCGATCGCGATCATCGGCGCCGCGGCCGCGCAGGGCGGCATCCACCTGAAGCGGCTGTCCGGCAAGTTCGAGCAGTTCAACATCGTCAGCGGGATCACCCGGGTGTTCGGGATGCGCGCGCTCTGGGAGGGCGCGAAGACCCTGCTGAAGTCGGCAGTGGTCGGCATCGGCCTGTTCCTCGTGGTGCGGGGGCTGATGCCCACTCTGCTGACCTCGGGCAGCATGTCGCTCGACTCCCTGCTGTCCGCGGCGAGCGGCGGCGCGGCGGGTCTGCTGCAGGCCGCCGTCGGCGCCGGACTCGTGCTCGCCGGACTGGACGTGCTGGTCGTGATGCGCAGGAACCGCAAGCACACCCGCATGACCAAGCGCGAGGTGCGCGACGAGCACAAGAACTCCGACGGCGACCCGCTGATCAAGTCGCAGCGCCGCTCCCGGCAGCTGGCGATGAGCCGCAACCGGATGATCGCCGCGATCGGAGGTTCGGATGTCGTGCTCGTCAACCCGACGCACATCGCGATCGCAATCAAATACGAACCGGGCAAGTCCGCTCCGCGCGTGGTCGCGAAGGGTGCGGGGGCGATCGCGCTGCGCATCCGTGAGAAGGCCGAGGAGGAGCGGGTGCCGGTCGTCAAGGACATCCCGCTCGCCCGCGCGCTGCACAGCGCCTGCGGGCTCGGCGACGAGATCCCCGTCGAGCTCTACAACGCCGTGGCCCGCGTGCTCGCGTTCGTGATGTCGCTGAAGGCGCGCGGCGCCGCCACGGGCGTCCACACCATGCCGTCGCCGTCCCCCGTGCCCTCGTCCGCGCCGGCGCGCGCGGGAGCCGTCCCCGCAGGAGGTCTGTCATGA
- a CDS encoding flagellar biosynthetic protein FliR: protein MNIPIDLAAIEAIALASLRMVAFLMIAPPFSYNGFPAQVKGMLAIGLAIAVAPRVGAGYHTADTGVFLLDMVKELAVGATLGFLVFLTFAAIQSAGSLVDLFGGFQLAQAFDPQSMINGAQFTRMFQLTALALLFATGGYQLIIGGLVRTFDAVPLATGLGMADPAKAMVSGITQMFLSALQIAGPLIVVLFLADMALGLLTRVAPALNALALGFPLKIMLTIVLAAVVFVALPGVVSSLTDGAVKTMLGVTR, encoded by the coding sequence ATGAACATCCCCATCGACCTCGCCGCCATCGAGGCGATCGCGCTGGCGTCGCTGCGGATGGTCGCCTTCCTGATGATCGCGCCGCCGTTCTCGTACAACGGCTTCCCCGCGCAGGTGAAGGGGATGCTCGCGATCGGGCTCGCGATCGCGGTGGCGCCGCGCGTCGGCGCCGGCTACCACACGGCAGACACGGGCGTCTTCCTGCTGGACATGGTCAAGGAGCTCGCGGTCGGGGCGACGCTCGGCTTCCTGGTCTTCCTGACCTTCGCGGCCATCCAGTCGGCGGGCAGCCTGGTCGACCTGTTCGGCGGCTTCCAGCTGGCGCAGGCGTTCGATCCGCAGTCGATGATCAACGGCGCCCAGTTCACCCGGATGTTCCAGCTGACCGCCCTCGCCCTGCTGTTCGCGACGGGCGGCTACCAGCTGATCATCGGCGGTCTGGTGCGCACGTTCGACGCCGTCCCGCTCGCCACGGGGCTCGGGATGGCCGACCCGGCGAAGGCGATGGTCAGCGGCATCACGCAGATGTTCCTCTCCGCACTGCAGATCGCCGGCCCGCTCATCGTCGTGCTGTTCCTGGCGGACATGGCGCTCGGCCTGCTGACCCGCGTCGCGCCGGCCCTGAACGCCCTGGCGCTCGGCTTCCCGCTGAAGATCATGCTCACCATCGTGCTGGCCGCGGTCGTGTTCGTCGCCCTGCCTGGGGTGGTGTCGTCGCTCACCGACGGCGCCGTGAAGACGATGCTGGGGGTGACGCGGTGA
- a CDS encoding flagellar biosynthetic protein FliQ: MNANAVLDIAMQGLLVTAKLAAPIVVTALVVGFAISLIQSITQIQEVTLSFVPKAAAVAVALIICGQWMISELVSFTHVLFEKIPMLLGGG; encoded by the coding sequence ATGAACGCCAACGCCGTCCTCGACATCGCCATGCAGGGCCTCCTGGTCACGGCGAAGCTCGCCGCGCCCATCGTCGTGACCGCGCTCGTCGTCGGGTTCGCGATCTCGCTCATCCAGTCGATCACCCAGATCCAGGAGGTGACGCTCTCCTTCGTGCCGAAGGCCGCGGCCGTCGCCGTCGCGCTGATCATCTGCGGGCAGTGGATGATCTCCGAGCTCGTCTCCTTCACCCACGTGCTCTTCGAGAAGATCCCGATGCTGCTGGGCGGCGGCTGA
- the fliP gene encoding flagellar type III secretion system pore protein FliP (The bacterial flagellar biogenesis protein FliP forms a type III secretion system (T3SS)-type pore required for flagellar assembly.), with protein sequence MATGGLGGAAQEVTAARAPRLARVAVAAVLVALIALAFLLLSSTAAHAVPTPSPVPTPGGPTGPGGGSGGITVDINGPNGTPNAAILTLVGITVLSVAPALLLMMSSFTKIFVVLAITRNALALPSIPPNQVLAGLSLFLSLFIMSPVLMDINSTAVQPYLAGHIDFTAAVHAAEAPLRAFMAAHTREEDIALMTRAAGRPNPESAAAVPLLTLIPAFMISELRAAFIIGFVIFVPFLVIDMVVSAALMSMGMMMLPPVMISLPFKILLFVLVDGWGLIVTSLITSYRGGG encoded by the coding sequence ATGGCGACAGGCGGGCTTGGCGGTGCGGCCCAAGAAGTGACGGCCGCCCGCGCGCCGCGGCTCGCCCGCGTCGCGGTCGCCGCCGTCCTCGTCGCGCTCATCGCCCTCGCCTTCCTGCTGCTGAGCTCGACCGCGGCGCACGCCGTCCCCACGCCGTCCCCTGTCCCGACGCCGGGCGGCCCGACCGGTCCCGGCGGCGGCAGCGGCGGGATCACCGTCGACATCAACGGCCCGAACGGCACGCCGAACGCGGCCATCCTGACGCTCGTCGGCATCACGGTGCTCTCCGTCGCGCCCGCGCTGCTGCTGATGATGTCGTCGTTCACCAAGATCTTCGTGGTGCTCGCGATCACCAGGAACGCGCTCGCGCTGCCGTCCATCCCGCCGAACCAGGTGCTCGCCGGACTCTCCCTCTTCCTCAGCCTGTTCATCATGAGCCCGGTGCTGATGGACATCAACAGCACGGCGGTCCAGCCGTACCTCGCAGGGCACATCGACTTCACCGCCGCCGTACACGCCGCCGAGGCGCCGCTGCGCGCCTTCATGGCGGCGCACACCCGCGAGGAGGACATCGCGCTGATGACGCGGGCGGCCGGACGGCCGAACCCGGAGTCGGCGGCGGCGGTGCCGCTGCTCACGCTCATCCCGGCGTTCATGATCTCGGAGCTGCGTGCCGCGTTCATCATCGGCTTCGTGATCTTCGTGCCGTTCCTCGTGATCGACATGGTGGTCTCCGCGGCGCTGATGTCGATGGGCATGATGATGCTGCCGCCGGTGATGATCTCGCTGCCGTTCAAGATCCTGCTGTTCGTGCTCGTCGACGGCTGGGGCCTGATCGTCACGAGCCTGATCACGAGCTATCGGGGCGGCGGATGA
- the fliO gene encoding flagellar biosynthetic protein FliO: METLFVALRVLVVLGVIVGLLWFVQRRVAKGRGLGGRTRRGNAVSVVGRQGVGPKASVVVVDVDGNRFVLGVTEREVSVLHTGARPHDADAEITPLRPVRKTFAKDVPAADAPAQVSTNSRQDADFLTAQGRASVFDEALKGSILSPATWRQAGLAVRPKK, translated from the coding sequence GTGGAAACCCTGTTCGTCGCCCTCCGGGTGCTCGTCGTCCTCGGCGTGATCGTCGGGCTGCTGTGGTTCGTGCAGCGCCGCGTCGCCAAGGGCCGCGGGCTCGGCGGCCGGACCCGGCGTGGCAACGCCGTGTCGGTCGTCGGCCGGCAGGGCGTCGGGCCGAAGGCGTCGGTCGTCGTCGTGGATGTGGACGGCAACCGCTTCGTGCTCGGCGTGACCGAACGAGAGGTGAGCGTTCTGCACACCGGCGCACGTCCGCACGACGCGGACGCGGAGATCACCCCTCTGAGGCCGGTGCGCAAGACGTTCGCCAAGGACGTGCCGGCGGCGGACGCCCCGGCGCAGGTCTCCACGAACAGCAGGCAGGATGCCGACTTCCTCACGGCGCAGGGACGCGCCTCGGTCTTCGACGAGGCACTCAAAGGCTCGATCCTGTCACCTGCTACATGGCGACAGGCGGGCTTGGCGGTGCGGCCCAAGAAGTGA
- a CDS encoding SUMF1/EgtB/PvdO family nonheme iron enzyme has product MTDIELAYIPPGTVALHDARQKRRWSVELESFEIGVYAVTEQQVAELIGEPAPHPRRPATGVSWLRAIRFCNAASEWEGLDPAYSFDGEDVTWHVDSDGYRLPTEAEWEHACRAGSTAPHYGPLGGVAWTSADGLSAPHDVGGRMPNLHGLFDTLGNVWEWCWDLLDPARYDDYRVFRGGGFADDAWSVRASTRRGGSPRTQHEDLGFRVARGGFDAVDAAQGWSAQADAERAAISGPLPPGWTPRR; this is encoded by the coding sequence GTGACCGACATCGAGCTGGCGTACATCCCGCCCGGCACCGTCGCGCTGCACGACGCCCGCCAGAAGCGGCGCTGGAGCGTGGAACTGGAGTCCTTCGAGATCGGCGTCTACGCCGTGACCGAGCAGCAGGTGGCCGAGCTGATCGGCGAGCCGGCCCCGCACCCGCGCCGCCCGGCGACGGGAGTGAGCTGGCTGCGCGCCATCCGGTTCTGCAACGCCGCCTCGGAGTGGGAGGGCCTCGACCCCGCATACTCGTTCGATGGCGAGGACGTCACCTGGCACGTCGACTCGGACGGCTACCGCCTGCCGACCGAGGCAGAGTGGGAGCACGCCTGCCGCGCCGGCTCGACGGCGCCGCACTACGGCCCGCTCGGCGGGGTCGCCTGGACGAGCGCCGACGGCCTCTCCGCACCGCACGACGTCGGCGGCAGGATGCCCAACCTGCACGGGCTCTTCGACACCCTCGGCAACGTGTGGGAGTGGTGCTGGGACCTCCTGGATCCCGCCCGCTACGACGACTACCGGGTGTTCCGCGGCGGTGGGTTCGCCGACGACGCGTGGAGCGTCCGCGCCTCCACCCGGCGCGGCGGCTCTCCGCGCACACAGCACGAGGACCTCGGCTTCCGGGTCGCGCGCGGCGGCTTCGACGCGGTGGATGCGGCCCAGGGCTGGTCGGCCCAGGCCGACGCGGAGCGCGCCGCCATCAGCGGCCCGCTGCCGCCCGGCTGGACGCCGCGCCGCTGA
- a CDS encoding C-terminal binding protein, which produces MSDARRPVAVYTDVDDTDPAPGIALLESQGFEVRVLGTRNPAAIVAGAADADALLPGYAAITRETIAALPRLKVIALMSMGFDYVDVDAATEHGIHVTNVPGAATEEVATHALALLLASARQLPFYTASATPERWNERAAVAPPRLSERTLGVVGLGRIGREFARQAGPLFGRVLGYDPLLPDDEGTRDELAALGIERTGLDKVRRGSDALSLHVPLTPETERMVDAAFLAEMPAGALLLNVSRGGLIDNAALVEALDAGRLSGAALDVLDEEPPSRGHPLLGRDDVVLTPHIAYFSQRTEIEYVRIQAQNAASAVLTGTPDSPVNRLG; this is translated from the coding sequence ATGAGTGATGCGCGCCGGCCCGTCGCGGTCTACACCGACGTCGACGACACGGATCCCGCCCCCGGGATCGCCCTGCTCGAATCGCAGGGCTTCGAGGTGCGCGTGCTCGGGACGCGCAATCCGGCGGCGATCGTCGCCGGCGCGGCCGACGCCGACGCGCTCCTCCCCGGCTACGCCGCGATCACGCGCGAGACGATCGCGGCGCTGCCGCGGCTGAAGGTCATCGCGCTGATGTCGATGGGCTTCGACTACGTGGACGTCGACGCGGCGACCGAGCACGGCATCCACGTGACGAACGTCCCCGGTGCTGCGACCGAGGAGGTCGCGACCCACGCCCTCGCGCTGCTGCTGGCGAGCGCGCGGCAGCTGCCGTTCTACACCGCGTCCGCGACGCCGGAGCGCTGGAACGAGCGCGCGGCCGTCGCTCCGCCGCGGCTCAGCGAGCGCACCCTCGGGGTCGTCGGGCTCGGCAGGATCGGCCGCGAGTTCGCCCGGCAGGCCGGCCCGCTGTTCGGGCGCGTGCTCGGCTACGACCCGCTGCTCCCCGACGATGAGGGCACACGCGACGAACTGGCCGCCCTCGGGATCGAGCGCACCGGCCTCGACAAGGTGCGGCGCGGCTCCGATGCGCTGTCCCTGCACGTGCCGCTGACGCCGGAGACCGAACGGATGGTCGACGCCGCGTTCCTCGCGGAGATGCCGGCCGGCGCCCTCCTGCTCAACGTCTCCCGCGGCGGCCTGATCGACAACGCGGCGCTGGTGGAAGCGCTCGACGCCGGACGGCTCTCCGGGGCGGCGCTCGACGTGCTGGACGAGGAGCCGCCGAGCCGGGGGCACCCCCTGCTCGGGCGCGACGACGTGGTGCTGACGCCGCACATCGCATACTTCTCGCAGCGGACCGAGATCGAGTACGTACGCATCCAGGCGCAGAACGCGGCGTCGGCGGTCCTCACGGGCACCCCGGACTCGCCGGTCAACAGGCTGGGCTGA
- the speB gene encoding agmatinase, which produces MSTDPIGTPPIGPSDASKTPRYAGLSTFARLPRLEDVPAADIAVVGIPFDTGVSFRPGARFGPEHVRASSRLLRPYNPAQDFSGWEAVQVADAGDIAVNPFHIDEAVRQIADAAAELGERARRILTIGGDHTIAYPLLRALSAKHGPVAVLHFDAHLDTWDTYFDEPITHGTPFRRASEEGFLDRTASVHVGTRGPLYSKQDLEDDGRLGFSIVSSEYIEENGIPSALERIRRRVGDKPLYISIDIDVLDPAHAPGTGTPEAGGLTSRELLRLLRGLTDLNIVGADVVEVAPAYDHAQVTGIAAAHVAYELMTAMAQVIVREGSAHPRGEAAADE; this is translated from the coding sequence ATGAGCACAGACCCCATCGGCACCCCGCCCATCGGCCCGTCGGACGCATCGAAGACCCCGCGCTACGCGGGCCTGTCCACCTTCGCCCGGCTGCCGCGGCTGGAGGACGTCCCCGCCGCGGACATCGCGGTGGTCGGCATCCCGTTCGACACCGGCGTCAGCTTCCGCCCGGGCGCGCGGTTCGGCCCGGAGCACGTGCGCGCCTCCAGCCGCCTGCTGCGACCGTACAACCCGGCGCAGGACTTCTCGGGCTGGGAGGCGGTGCAGGTCGCGGATGCCGGCGACATCGCCGTGAACCCGTTCCACATCGACGAGGCGGTGCGGCAGATCGCGGACGCCGCGGCCGAGCTCGGCGAGCGGGCGCGGCGCATCCTCACCATCGGCGGCGACCACACCATCGCCTACCCGCTGCTGAGGGCGCTCAGCGCGAAGCACGGACCGGTCGCAGTGCTGCACTTCGACGCGCACCTGGACACGTGGGACACCTACTTCGACGAGCCGATCACGCACGGGACGCCGTTTCGCCGGGCGTCGGAGGAGGGCTTCCTCGACCGCACCGCGTCCGTCCACGTCGGCACCCGCGGCCCGCTCTACAGCAAGCAGGACCTGGAGGACGACGGTCGCCTCGGCTTCTCGATCGTGTCGAGCGAGTACATCGAGGAGAACGGCATCCCGTCGGCGCTGGAGCGCATCCGCCGCCGCGTCGGCGACAAACCGCTGTACATCTCGATCGACATCGACGTGCTCGACCCGGCGCACGCGCCGGGGACGGGGACGCCGGAGGCGGGCGGCCTGACCAGCCGGGAGCTGCTGCGCCTGCTGCGCGGGCTCACCGACCTGAACATCGTCGGGGCGGACGTGGTGGAGGTCGCGCCTGCCTACGACCATGCGCAGGTCACCGGCATCGCCGCCGCGCACGTCGCCTACGAGCTGATGACCGCGATGGCGCAGGTGATCGTGCGCGAGGGCAGCGCGCACCCGCGCGGTGAGGCCGCGGCCGATGAGTGA
- a CDS encoding thiamine pyrophosphate-binding protein, translated as METRAARTTGWVVVETLRNYGIDTVFGIPGTHNLEFYRPLTALGVHPVTTRHEQGAGYAADGWSLQTGKPGVVITTSGPGLLNALSAAGTAYCESRPMILLSPGPARGREFADVGTLHETKDQLAAASAIVEWGRRVHSAEEAVQAVHDAFALFASGRPRPVYIEVPLDLLEEEAELDAETLVARTSAAPSAPDRASIAEAARLLAGASDPVILAGGGSRRATAELRALAERLGAPVVTTLNAKGVLDEHHPLSLGANLRLAAARNRARDADVLLVVGSKLGEAELWVERLEARGRVIRIDVAASQLDKNQAAEIGIVADASAALAALLDALAGGDPAGAAGPAAGRDARVPETLAAVAAECAELSAVNTDIADAIAAALPADAIVTTDSSQIAYWGLLNRLRVARPNSTPYMATYATLGYGLPAAIGSRVAEPGRPVVAVVGDGALMFSLQEFMTVVEQRLDITVIVVDNGGYAEIKQNEVDAGIAPIAVDLAQPDWAALAEAFGGTGHRAGSADELAAAVAAAVASGGLHVIHLPQAAFTK; from the coding sequence ATGGAGACGCGCGCGGCGCGCACGACCGGGTGGGTGGTCGTCGAGACCCTCCGCAACTACGGCATCGACACGGTGTTCGGGATCCCCGGGACGCACAACCTCGAGTTCTACCGGCCACTGACCGCGCTCGGCGTGCATCCCGTGACCACCCGGCACGAGCAGGGCGCGGGCTATGCGGCGGACGGCTGGTCGCTGCAGACCGGCAAGCCCGGCGTCGTGATCACAACGAGCGGGCCCGGGCTGCTGAACGCGCTGTCCGCGGCGGGCACCGCGTACTGCGAGTCCCGGCCGATGATCCTGCTGTCGCCCGGCCCCGCCCGCGGACGCGAGTTCGCCGACGTCGGGACGCTGCACGAGACGAAGGACCAGCTCGCCGCCGCCTCGGCGATCGTCGAGTGGGGACGCCGCGTCCATTCGGCCGAGGAGGCGGTCCAGGCCGTCCATGATGCGTTCGCGCTGTTCGCCTCCGGCCGGCCGCGTCCCGTGTACATCGAGGTGCCGCTCGACCTTCTGGAGGAGGAGGCCGAGCTGGATGCGGAGACGCTGGTCGCCCGCACGAGCGCGGCCCCTTCGGCTCCCGACCGCGCGTCGATCGCCGAGGCCGCGCGGCTCCTGGCCGGCGCGAGCGACCCGGTGATCCTCGCCGGCGGCGGATCCCGCAGGGCGACCGCGGAGCTGCGTGCGCTCGCCGAACGGCTCGGCGCGCCCGTGGTGACGACGCTGAACGCGAAGGGCGTGCTGGACGAGCATCACCCGCTGTCCCTCGGCGCCAACCTCCGCCTCGCCGCGGCCAGAAACCGGGCGCGCGACGCCGACGTGCTGCTGGTCGTCGGGTCGAAGCTCGGCGAGGCCGAGCTGTGGGTGGAGAGACTGGAGGCGCGCGGCCGCGTCATCCGGATCGACGTCGCCGCGTCGCAGCTGGACAAGAACCAGGCGGCCGAGATCGGGATCGTCGCGGACGCGTCGGCGGCGCTCGCCGCGCTGCTGGACGCCCTCGCCGGCGGCGACCCCGCCGGTGCCGCCGGTCCCGCCGCCGGCCGCGACGCGCGGGTGCCGGAGACGCTGGCCGCCGTCGCCGCCGAGTGCGCCGAGCTCTCCGCCGTCAACACGGACATCGCGGACGCCATCGCCGCGGCGCTGCCCGCCGACGCGATCGTGACGACGGACTCGTCGCAGATCGCCTACTGGGGCCTGCTGAACCGCCTGCGCGTCGCCCGGCCGAATTCGACGCCGTACATGGCGACGTACGCCACGCTCGGCTACGGCCTGCCCGCCGCCATCGGCTCGCGGGTCGCCGAGCCGGGCCGCCCGGTGGTCGCGGTCGTCGGCGACGGCGCGCTGATGTTCTCGCTCCAGGAGTTCATGACGGTCGTGGAGCAGCGGCTGGACATCACCGTGATCGTCGTCGACAACGGCGGCTACGCGGAGATCAAGCAGAACGAGGTGGACGCGGGGATCGCCCCGATCGCCGTGGACCTTGCCCAGCCGGACTGGGCGGCGCTCGCCGAGGCGTTCGGCGGCACCGGGCACCGGGCCGGCTCCGCCGACGAGCTGGCGGCGGCGGTCGCGGCCGCGGTCGCCTCGGGTGGGCTGCACGTCATCCACCTGCCGCAGGCCGCCTTCACGAAGTAA